Proteins found in one Actinokineospora alba genomic segment:
- a CDS encoding right-handed parallel beta-helix repeat-containing protein: MIAIRAAATALALCGLVAATPASAQTSAQRVLYASPTGSGTACTATAPCSLDGARSVVRTLVPTMTGDLVVTLAGGTYARTSAFELGPQDSGRNGFRVVWTAAAGAKPVFSGAKTVTGWQKWDAAKEIWRAPLPAGTNPRQLYVNGSPRPRAAGAGCEKVVCPADATGLGGASATGVAGFRYPQDVEASIKVRWRNYRCGVASVSGDKLVMRQPCWKNSASGTNRTGPYWDSTTVDSGRYTGVAFFENAYELIDRPGEWYANAHDGYLYYKVNYPGSDPNTGTFEVPATETLLRLGGSTTDPVHDLTVNGITFAYTTWQQPKSDEGYAGMQAGLTLTGFTGPVDHAGRYYTKPEAAVHVRTGRSVTVSGSTFTHLGGAGIKLETGTQRSTVTRNTFTDISGGAVLVGDTEPNPPAELVSLANTVSYNTITWVAKEFTDSVAIWSGYDAELSVDHNTIANLPYSGISVGWGWNQTEAQKPVLRDNRITNNAITNVLMPAGGQHDGGAIYTQGPQPRSVISGNYLNRSEYEGTERDGNGVYLDEQGSYLTVERNVILRVGGKWVSNWAGYGIQNTARNNWTDTWAPALSGTGSTMVDNQTTLATLPEEALAVARSAGASATTVEQIAPDFARGKPATQSSTASAAGLANDGNTYNSSQTLSQAQPYWQVDLGVSRQLGQVEIWNPNAVAALSDFYVLVSDSPITAAGLAEARAQAGVSSYHHSARALRPSFLDIGRTGRYVRVQLAGTAALSLSEVKVH, from the coding sequence ATGATCGCCATTCGAGCCGCGGCGACGGCGCTGGCGTTATGCGGCCTGGTCGCCGCCACGCCCGCCTCCGCCCAGACCTCGGCGCAGCGAGTGCTGTACGCCTCCCCCACCGGTTCGGGCACCGCCTGCACGGCCACCGCGCCGTGTTCGCTCGACGGCGCGCGATCCGTAGTGCGCACGCTCGTGCCGACCATGACCGGCGACCTCGTGGTGACCCTCGCGGGCGGCACCTACGCCCGGACGAGCGCCTTCGAGCTAGGCCCGCAGGACTCCGGGCGCAACGGCTTCCGGGTGGTGTGGACGGCCGCCGCGGGCGCCAAACCGGTGTTCAGCGGGGCGAAGACCGTGACCGGGTGGCAGAAGTGGGACGCCGCCAAGGAGATCTGGCGCGCGCCGCTGCCCGCGGGCACGAACCCGCGCCAGCTCTACGTCAACGGCTCGCCTCGACCGCGCGCCGCCGGAGCGGGCTGCGAGAAGGTGGTGTGCCCGGCGGACGCGACGGGCTTGGGCGGCGCCTCGGCGACCGGTGTCGCCGGGTTCCGGTACCCGCAGGACGTGGAGGCGTCGATCAAGGTGCGGTGGCGCAACTACCGCTGCGGGGTCGCTTCGGTGTCCGGCGACAAGCTGGTGATGCGGCAGCCGTGCTGGAAGAACTCCGCCTCCGGGACCAATCGGACCGGGCCCTACTGGGATTCGACCACAGTGGACTCGGGGCGGTACACCGGTGTCGCCTTCTTCGAGAACGCCTACGAGCTGATCGACCGCCCGGGCGAGTGGTACGCGAACGCCCACGACGGTTACCTGTACTACAAGGTGAACTACCCCGGCAGTGACCCGAACACGGGCACCTTCGAGGTTCCCGCGACCGAGACGCTGCTGCGGCTGGGCGGATCCACGACCGACCCGGTCCACGACCTCACCGTCAACGGCATTACTTTCGCGTACACCACCTGGCAGCAGCCGAAGTCCGACGAGGGCTACGCCGGGATGCAGGCCGGGCTCACGCTGACCGGCTTCACCGGCCCCGTGGACCACGCGGGTCGTTACTACACCAAGCCGGAAGCGGCGGTGCACGTGCGCACCGGCCGGAGTGTGACCGTCAGCGGGTCGACGTTCACCCACCTCGGCGGTGCCGGGATCAAGCTGGAGACCGGCACCCAGCGGTCGACGGTCACCCGCAACACGTTCACCGACATCTCCGGCGGCGCGGTTTTGGTGGGTGACACCGAGCCCAACCCGCCCGCGGAGTTGGTCTCCCTGGCCAACACAGTCTCGTACAACACGATCACGTGGGTGGCCAAGGAGTTCACCGACTCGGTCGCGATCTGGTCGGGGTATGACGCCGAGCTGTCGGTGGACCACAACACGATCGCGAACCTGCCGTACTCCGGCATCAGCGTCGGCTGGGGCTGGAACCAGACCGAGGCCCAGAAGCCGGTGCTGCGCGACAACCGGATCACCAACAACGCCATCACCAACGTCCTGATGCCCGCGGGCGGCCAGCACGACGGCGGCGCGATCTACACCCAAGGCCCGCAGCCGCGCTCGGTGATCTCGGGCAACTACCTCAACCGCAGTGAGTACGAGGGCACCGAACGCGACGGGAACGGCGTCTACCTCGACGAACAGGGCTCGTACCTGACCGTGGAGCGCAACGTGATCCTGCGCGTCGGCGGCAAGTGGGTGTCCAACTGGGCCGGGTACGGCATCCAGAACACCGCGCGCAACAACTGGACCGACACGTGGGCGCCCGCGCTGTCGGGCACCGGCAGCACCATGGTCGACAACCAGACCACGCTCGCCACGCTGCCGGAGGAAGCCCTCGCGGTCGCCCGTTCGGCGGGCGCATCGGCGACGACGGTGGAGCAGATCGCCCCCGACTTCGCCCGGGGCAAGCCCGCGACGCAGTCGTCGACCGCGAGCGCGGCCGGGCTGGCCAACGATGGGAACACCTACAACTCCAGCCAGACCTTGTCGCAGGCGCAGCCGTACTGGCAGGTCGACCTCGGGGTGTCACGGCAGCTCGGTCAGGTGGAGATCTGGAACCCGAACGCGGTGGCCGCCCTGAGCGACTTCTACGTGCTGGTGTCGGACAGTCCGATCACGGCGGCGGGGCTGGCTGAGGCCCGGGCGCAGGCAGGCGTGTCGTCCTACCACCACTCGGCGAGGGCGCTGCGGCCCAGTTTCCTGGACATCGGCCGGACCGGGCGGTACGTCCGGGTCCAACTCGCGGGGACGGCGGCGCTGTCCCTCTCGGAGGTCAAGGTCCACTGA
- a CDS encoding LysR family transcriptional regulator: protein MELEVRHLRVVCAIAETGSLTRAAAALRMAQPGLTAQLQRVERVLGGPLFTRDRRGAVPTALGNLVLSRARAVLPALDDLKLAATLSSGESLAVLRVGTVNAGFAGALIRRLRATFAEADFTTRAQSCATPLIELVAEGRLELAVVGDCPGYEIAPRPGVTLLPVHTEPIFALLPEDHPLTEQSEVDLKDLAAIEWTLPPDDDDRVWEYYTEVFGQSGVEPRIAHQVEGVLVFDLIRSLRVASLCQATCVPPDGVVVRPISRTPLWYRHVLAWNTNGPLAAHADTLAELAHDSYEETATRSQTYGEWRRAQLR, encoded by the coding sequence ATGGAACTCGAGGTCCGGCATCTCCGTGTCGTCTGCGCGATCGCGGAGACCGGCAGCCTGACCAGAGCGGCCGCGGCCCTGCGGATGGCCCAACCCGGCCTCACCGCCCAGTTGCAGCGCGTCGAGCGGGTCCTCGGCGGCCCGCTGTTCACCCGCGACCGGCGCGGCGCCGTCCCCACCGCCCTCGGCAACCTGGTGTTGTCCCGCGCCCGGGCGGTGCTTCCGGCCCTCGACGACCTCAAGCTCGCCGCCACGCTCAGTTCCGGCGAGTCACTGGCAGTGCTGAGAGTGGGCACGGTGAACGCCGGTTTCGCCGGAGCGCTGATCAGGCGGCTGCGCGCAACGTTCGCCGAGGCCGACTTCACCACCAGGGCCCAGTCCTGCGCCACCCCGCTGATCGAACTGGTCGCCGAGGGAAGGCTTGAACTGGCTGTGGTCGGCGACTGCCCCGGCTACGAGATCGCCCCCCGACCAGGGGTGACGCTGCTTCCGGTGCACACCGAGCCGATCTTCGCCCTGCTCCCGGAGGATCATCCGCTCACCGAACAATCCGAAGTGGACTTGAAGGACCTCGCCGCGATCGAGTGGACGCTGCCACCGGACGACGACGACCGCGTGTGGGAGTACTACACCGAGGTCTTCGGGCAGTCGGGCGTCGAACCCCGCATCGCCCACCAGGTGGAGGGCGTCCTCGTCTTCGACCTGATCCGCAGCCTGCGGGTGGCGTCGCTGTGCCAGGCCACCTGTGTTCCGCCGGATGGCGTAGTGGTGCGTCCGATCAGCCGAACCCCGCTGTGGTACCGGCATGTGCTCGCCTGGAACACCAACGGCCCCCTCGCCGCCCACGCCGACACACTCGCCGAGCTGGCCCACGACTCGTACGAGGAAACCGCCACCCGCAGCCAGACCTACGGCGAGTGGCGGCGCGCCCAGCTGCGCTGA
- a CDS encoding M64 family metallopeptidase: MRRKSILLALLAAALMAVSLPDVRQASAAPDDETVTEVREVFSPDGSISRRPVTRPAIELPAQAQALAAAEVIPIEINGPSASRFDLVFVGDGYTGAQLGTYGEHVRSKLAELMAVEPFKTYRGQFNVWQVNVVSAESGVDNDPSYGIRRNTALDMYFWCGNVERLLCVNETKARQYASAADDADQVIALANTTKYGGAGGNVATSSGGNALAGQIVVHELGHSIGGLADEYTYGGGDCYPYREPREINSSRYTAEQMRQNQAKWYRWLGQTSPDGGVVDTYTGSSYYTRCVYRPTDNSLMRSLGRAFNLPGREAMIAAFYKETGVVEAAASDESESPWVRPVGGASVSWTLDGQPAGTGTQFVAPALSPGAHTVTATVTDDTAAVLDPELRKRYMTRRISWIIGD, translated from the coding sequence ATGCGCCGTAAATCGATACTCCTGGCCTTACTGGCCGCGGCCCTGATGGCCGTGAGCCTTCCGGATGTCCGGCAGGCGAGCGCCGCGCCGGACGACGAGACCGTCACCGAGGTGCGTGAGGTGTTCAGCCCGGACGGCTCGATCAGCCGCCGCCCGGTCACCCGGCCCGCGATCGAACTGCCTGCGCAGGCCCAGGCGCTGGCGGCGGCCGAGGTGATCCCGATCGAGATCAACGGACCCAGTGCCAGCCGGTTCGACCTGGTCTTCGTGGGTGACGGCTACACCGGCGCCCAGCTCGGCACCTATGGGGAACACGTGCGGAGCAAGCTCGCGGAACTCATGGCGGTGGAGCCGTTCAAGACCTACCGCGGGCAGTTCAACGTCTGGCAGGTCAACGTGGTCTCCGCGGAATCGGGCGTGGACAACGATCCCTCTTACGGCATTCGGCGTAACACGGCGCTGGACATGTACTTCTGGTGCGGCAATGTCGAGCGGCTGCTGTGCGTCAACGAGACCAAGGCCCGGCAGTACGCCTCGGCGGCTGATGACGCCGATCAGGTCATCGCGCTGGCGAACACGACGAAGTACGGCGGGGCAGGCGGGAATGTGGCGACCTCCTCGGGCGGCAACGCGTTGGCGGGGCAGATCGTGGTGCACGAGTTGGGGCACTCGATCGGCGGATTGGCTGACGAGTACACCTATGGCGGTGGCGACTGTTATCCGTACCGCGAGCCGCGTGAGATCAACTCTTCCCGGTACACGGCCGAGCAGATGCGACAGAACCAGGCCAAGTGGTACCGGTGGCTGGGTCAGACCTCGCCTGACGGCGGGGTGGTCGACACCTACACCGGCTCCAGCTACTACACGCGGTGTGTCTACCGGCCCACGGACAACTCGTTGATGCGGTCGTTGGGTCGGGCGTTCAACCTGCCTGGGCGGGAGGCGATGATCGCCGCGTTCTACAAGGAGACCGGGGTGGTGGAGGCGGCCGCGTCGGATGAGAGTGAGTCGCCTTGGGTTCGGCCTGTCGGGGGTGCTTCGGTGTCCTGGACTCTTGACGGACAGCCCGCGGGCACCGGCACCCAGTTCGTGGCGCCCGCGTTGTCTCCTGGGGCGCACACTGTGACCGCGACTGTCACTGACGACACCGCGGCGGTGCTCGATCCTGAGCTGCGCAAGCGGTACATGACTCGACGGATCAGCTGGATCATCGGCGACTAG
- a CDS encoding right-handed parallel beta-helix repeat-containing protein, which produces MRAPTRKAGIRKLALGTVIAVGAGGAIALSIPPAVAADTTYYVDCSSTATPQGTLTNPWNALSQVNATIFGPGDQVLFKRGTTCTGQFVGQGSGASGSPVTVGAYGTGTARAVINGAGAANAMYLKDLSHWTVKDLRLTNPSATRAERNGIRVETTTTAAKAGIVIDGLEVDNVAGWGDKTGTNAPWFSRSAGIIVLASSTAGPVNGLRIVNNNVHDTGGGGIKISTKPSAYHTNVYIGSNRVISAGGDGIVVHGSDAPLVEKNRADNLGGGAYPFVAGNFAGMWPINSKNPVFQFNEVTRSYPSSFDSTAWDCDGAIVGTCTFQYNYSSNNAGGFHLGCQACTNLGNNNAKEVIRFNVSQDDCRVAQGPSTTAPIEFYNNTFFCSSKPLTLDLPTANTKIYNNIFYAASGTFPSGAGVTYGTNLYYGGITAPTADTTAVKADPKLNYPGGAVEIASVGGYKLTTGSPALNAGTPLSTLGARDFWGATVPKAGGTVNIGADNGSGVSAKTFSSLKEAFNNHGITRDANPQIGGYSLSGRSFSAEALAAKGFTYGPVTSGGVTFDWAQQYIGFPDNVKATGQKITLSGSGTKVALLGSGAYGTQTGTGTLHYTDGTTSTYTLSFADWWTSTPVAGTTVAAITDYHHKKPTTYNNPTTGRDEQDVTLFQGSIPITAGKTVAAITLPNVGGPLANAGLHVFAMKIA; this is translated from the coding sequence GTGAGGGCACCAACACGCAAGGCAGGCATTCGCAAGCTCGCTTTAGGCACCGTCATCGCCGTGGGGGCGGGCGGGGCGATCGCCCTGTCCATCCCGCCGGCGGTGGCGGCGGACACCACGTACTACGTCGACTGCTCGTCGACCGCGACTCCCCAGGGAACCCTGACTAATCCCTGGAACGCGCTGAGCCAGGTCAACGCCACCATTTTCGGCCCCGGTGACCAGGTGCTGTTCAAGCGCGGCACCACCTGCACCGGCCAGTTCGTCGGCCAGGGCTCCGGCGCCTCGGGCAGCCCGGTCACCGTCGGCGCGTACGGGACCGGGACGGCCCGAGCGGTGATCAACGGCGCCGGTGCGGCCAATGCCATGTACCTCAAGGACCTCAGCCACTGGACGGTCAAGGACCTGCGCCTGACCAACCCCAGCGCCACCCGCGCCGAACGCAACGGCATCCGGGTCGAGACCACCACGACCGCGGCCAAGGCGGGCATCGTCATCGACGGTCTCGAAGTGGACAACGTCGCCGGTTGGGGCGACAAGACCGGCACCAACGCGCCGTGGTTCTCGCGGTCCGCGGGCATCATCGTGCTCGCCTCGTCCACGGCCGGACCGGTCAACGGCCTCCGCATCGTGAACAACAACGTCCACGACACCGGCGGCGGTGGTATCAAGATCTCGACCAAACCCAGCGCCTACCACACGAATGTCTACATCGGATCGAACCGGGTCATCAGCGCGGGCGGCGACGGCATCGTCGTGCACGGATCGGACGCCCCGCTGGTCGAGAAGAACCGGGCGGACAACCTGGGTGGCGGCGCGTATCCGTTCGTCGCGGGCAACTTCGCCGGGATGTGGCCGATCAACTCGAAGAACCCGGTGTTCCAGTTCAACGAGGTCACCCGCAGCTACCCGTCGAGCTTCGACTCCACGGCCTGGGACTGCGACGGCGCGATCGTCGGCACCTGCACCTTCCAGTACAACTACTCGTCCAACAACGCGGGCGGTTTCCACCTCGGCTGCCAGGCGTGCACCAACCTGGGCAACAACAACGCCAAGGAAGTCATCCGCTTCAACGTCTCCCAGGACGACTGCCGGGTGGCCCAAGGCCCCAGCACCACGGCGCCCATCGAGTTCTACAACAACACGTTCTTCTGTTCCAGCAAGCCGTTGACCCTCGATCTGCCGACGGCGAACACGAAGATCTACAACAACATCTTCTACGCCGCGTCCGGAACGTTCCCGAGCGGAGCGGGTGTCACCTACGGCACCAACCTGTACTACGGCGGAATCACCGCGCCGACGGCCGACACCACGGCGGTCAAGGCCGACCCGAAGCTCAACTACCCGGGCGGCGCGGTGGAAATCGCCAGCGTGGGCGGCTACAAGCTCACCACCGGCTCACCCGCCCTCAACGCGGGCACCCCACTGTCCACACTCGGCGCCCGCGACTTCTGGGGCGCGACCGTCCCAAAGGCGGGCGGAACGGTCAACATCGGCGCTGACAACGGTTCCGGCGTGTCGGCGAAGACGTTCAGCTCCCTCAAGGAGGCGTTCAACAACCACGGCATCACCAGGGACGCCAACCCGCAGATCGGCGGCTACTCCCTCAGCGGCCGCAGCTTCTCCGCCGAGGCATTGGCGGCGAAGGGCTTCACGTACGGCCCGGTCACTTCCGGCGGCGTCACGTTTGACTGGGCGCAGCAGTACATCGGCTTCCCGGACAACGTGAAGGCCACGGGCCAGAAGATCACTCTGTCCGGCTCGGGGACCAAGGTGGCACTTCTCGGCTCCGGCGCGTACGGAACCCAGACCGGCACCGGCACCCTGCACTACACCGACGGCACCACGTCCACCTACACCCTGTCGTTCGCCGACTGGTGGACCAGCACCCCGGTGGCGGGCACCACGGTCGCCGCCATCACCGACTACCACCACAAGAAGCCCACCACCTACAACAACCCGACCACCGGCCGCGACGAACAAGACGTGACCCTGTTCCAAGGGAGCATCCCGATCACCGCGGGCAAAACGGTCGCCGCGATCACCCTGCCCAACGTCGGCGGCCCACTGGCCAACGCCGGCCTGCACGTGTTCGCCATGAAGATCGCCTGA
- a CDS encoding bifunctional 4-hydroxy-2-oxoglutarate aldolase/2-dehydro-3-deoxy-phosphogluconate aldolase — MSGYLWQRTGAIAAGRVVGILRSADAESAVAAGEALVSAGITVVEVSLVTPGALDAIRTLAATPDGRMVGAGTVLDEASARLAILAGATFLVCPTVVPEVIACGNRYGVPVLAGAQTPTEAVRAAEFGAALVKLFPAGELGPAYLKAVRAALPHIGFVPTGGITGDNAGEWFAVGAVAVGVGGSLTSGAPESIRSRVTDFLAGLGDGMDQSGG; from the coding sequence GTGAGCGGGTATCTCTGGCAGCGCACGGGTGCCATCGCAGCCGGGCGGGTGGTGGGCATCTTGCGGTCCGCTGATGCGGAGAGCGCGGTCGCGGCAGGGGAGGCGCTGGTTTCGGCTGGGATCACCGTCGTCGAGGTCTCGCTGGTCACGCCGGGTGCTCTCGATGCCATCCGAACCCTCGCCGCCACACCGGACGGGCGGATGGTCGGCGCGGGCACAGTCCTGGACGAGGCGAGCGCGCGGCTGGCGATTCTGGCAGGGGCGACCTTCCTGGTCTGCCCCACCGTCGTGCCCGAGGTCATCGCCTGTGGAAACCGCTACGGCGTCCCGGTGCTGGCGGGCGCGCAGACGCCGACCGAAGCCGTTCGTGCGGCCGAGTTCGGGGCCGCGCTGGTGAAGCTGTTCCCCGCCGGGGAACTGGGGCCCGCCTATCTGAAGGCGGTCCGGGCGGCGCTCCCGCACATCGGGTTCGTTCCGACCGGGGGGATAACCGGGGACAACGCCGGGGAGTGGTTCGCCGTGGGAGCGGTGGCCGTGGGGGTCGGGGGATCACTGACGTCGGGTGCGCCGGAGTCCATCCGGTCCCGTGTCACCGACTTCCTCGCCGGTCTGGGCGATGGAATGGATCAATCAGGAGGTTGA
- a CDS encoding sugar kinase, translating into MDVVTFGELMGLMVAYPGDPLRHAHDFRRGIAGAEATVAIGLARLGYRTGWFGRLGDDAFGHAALEVLRAEGVDVSRVGLDAEAPTGMLVRDAHAVRRISVQYYRSGSAASLMRPADLDPTYIAGARVLHVTGITPALSESCLDTVRAAIELAHEHGVVVSFDPNLRLRLWSAERAAAVLGELVVGADLVLTSDEEALVMTGQSDRSLAAKWLLDRGSRLVVVKAGADGAWASDGVDEWAVPAFSAAVVDPVGAGDAFDAGFLSGWLDGVSVPDCLARGAACGALNVQALGDIDGLPYSADLVAALAVDSEVDR; encoded by the coding sequence ATGGACGTGGTGACTTTCGGCGAACTCATGGGCCTGATGGTGGCCTACCCGGGCGACCCGCTACGGCACGCCCACGACTTCCGGCGCGGCATCGCCGGGGCGGAGGCCACGGTCGCGATCGGCCTGGCCCGGCTCGGCTACCGCACCGGCTGGTTCGGCAGACTCGGCGATGACGCCTTCGGCCACGCTGCGCTGGAGGTGTTGCGTGCCGAGGGGGTCGACGTCAGCCGGGTCGGGCTCGACGCCGAAGCGCCGACGGGAATGCTGGTGCGTGACGCGCACGCTGTGCGGCGGATCAGTGTGCAGTACTACCGTTCGGGTTCCGCGGCCAGCTTGATGCGGCCTGCTGATCTGGACCCGACCTATATCGCGGGTGCGCGCGTGTTGCACGTCACCGGGATCACGCCCGCGCTGTCGGAGTCCTGTTTGGACACTGTGCGGGCTGCTATCGAGCTGGCGCATGAGCATGGGGTGGTGGTGTCGTTCGATCCGAATCTTCGGTTGCGGTTGTGGTCTGCTGAGCGGGCGGCTGCTGTGCTGGGCGAGCTTGTGGTCGGCGCGGACCTGGTGCTCACGAGTGACGAGGAAGCGCTCGTGATGACTGGGCAATCGGACCGGTCGCTGGCGGCCAAGTGGTTGCTGGACCGTGGTTCTCGGTTGGTGGTCGTCAAGGCTGGTGCCGATGGGGCTTGGGCCAGCGATGGGGTGGATGAGTGGGCGGTGCCTGCTTTCTCGGCTGCTGTTGTGGATCCGGTCGGTGCTGGGGACGCGTTCGACGCGGGGTTTCTCTCGGGCTGGCTTGATGGGGTGTCTGTTCCTGACTGCCTCGCGCGGGGGGCCGCTTGTGGGGCGCTCAACGTCCAGGCTCTGGGTGACATCGACGGTTTGCCTTATTCGGCCGACCTTGTTGCCGCGCTGGCTGTGGATTCGGAGGTGGACCGGTGA
- a CDS encoding SMP-30/gluconolactonase/LRE family protein, which produces MTPEIVVDAGARLGEGPVWDVRAQRLYWVDILGKSVHVHDPSGLADEVFDVGTHVGSLAVREQGGLVLAVADGFRAFDFGSTSEIAVVTHPGPPARFNDGKCDPSGSFWAGTMPYDQEPGAGIVYRLDPDHSVRPVLPGVTVSNGLDFTPDGRTLYYIDTPTGRIDAFDVDAGVLSGRRTVVEVSAGSPDGLTLDADGCLWVALWGGSAVHRYTPDGRLDRVVDFPVSRPTCPVFGGADLGTLYVTSASVGVDEPHAGALFALEVGVKGLPANRFGG; this is translated from the coding sequence ATGACCCCGGAGATCGTCGTCGACGCTGGCGCCCGGCTCGGCGAGGGCCCGGTGTGGGACGTGCGCGCCCAGCGGCTGTACTGGGTCGACATCCTCGGCAAGTCGGTCCACGTGCACGACCCCTCGGGCTTGGCTGACGAGGTCTTCGACGTCGGCACGCACGTCGGATCGCTCGCGGTGCGCGAGCAGGGTGGGCTGGTGCTGGCGGTGGCCGATGGCTTCCGCGCCTTCGACTTCGGCTCGACCTCGGAGATCGCCGTGGTGACGCACCCCGGACCGCCGGCGCGGTTCAACGACGGGAAATGCGATCCGTCCGGGTCGTTCTGGGCTGGGACCATGCCTTACGACCAGGAGCCAGGGGCGGGGATCGTCTACCGGCTCGACCCCGATCACAGCGTGCGGCCGGTCCTGCCGGGGGTGACCGTGTCGAATGGGCTGGACTTCACCCCGGACGGCCGGACCCTGTACTACATCGACACACCCACCGGCCGGATCGACGCGTTCGACGTGGACGCCGGAGTGCTCTCCGGGCGTCGGACGGTGGTCGAGGTCTCCGCGGGCTCACCGGACGGGCTCACCCTCGACGCGGACGGCTGCCTGTGGGTGGCGCTGTGGGGTGGGTCGGCTGTGCACCGGTACACCCCGGACGGTCGGCTGGACCGGGTGGTCGACTTCCCGGTGTCCCGACCGACTTGCCCGGTCTTCGGTGGCGCGGACCTGGGCACGCTCTACGTGACGTCCGCGTCGGTGGGTGTCGACGAGCCGCACGCGGGAGCGTTGTTCGCCCTTGAGGTCGGCGTCAAAGGCCTGCCCGCCAACAGGTTTGGTGGGTGA
- the dgoD gene encoding galactonate dehydratase — MKITGFELFRVPPRWLFLRVDTDEGIVGWGEPIVEGRAETVAAAVGELFDYLIGADPMRIEHHWQTMAKAGFYRGGPVLSSALAGIDQALWDIKGKALGLPVHELLGGPVRDKVRIYGWLRGDTTAELVESAQAQVGVGLTAVKLNPWGLVSGLDTAARVHEIVDRAAAVREAIGPDRDFALDFHGRFTGAMTRRVLPLLEPLLPMFVEEPVLPEFSSDLARITASTSIPIATGERLYSRWDFDPVLRSGIAVAQPDLSHAGGISECRRIAAAAETHDVLVAPHCPLGPIAFAASLQLDFAVPNFLIQEQSLGLGYHPDSEKLGYLADDSVFASTDGHIDRPLGPGLGIEIDEDAVRAAAANPHRWRNPVWHHADGSLGSW, encoded by the coding sequence GTGAAGATCACCGGCTTTGAGCTGTTCCGGGTGCCGCCGCGCTGGCTGTTCCTGCGGGTCGACACCGACGAGGGCATCGTCGGCTGGGGCGAGCCCATCGTGGAGGGGCGGGCCGAGACCGTCGCCGCCGCTGTCGGCGAGCTGTTCGACTACCTCATCGGCGCCGACCCGATGCGGATCGAGCACCACTGGCAAACCATGGCCAAGGCCGGTTTCTACCGCGGCGGCCCGGTCCTCTCCAGCGCGCTGGCGGGCATCGACCAGGCGTTGTGGGACATCAAGGGCAAGGCGCTGGGGCTGCCGGTGCACGAGCTGCTGGGCGGGCCGGTACGCGACAAGGTCCGCATCTACGGCTGGCTGCGCGGCGACACCACGGCCGAGTTGGTCGAGTCCGCCCAGGCCCAGGTGGGTGTCGGCTTGACCGCGGTCAAGCTGAACCCGTGGGGTCTGGTGTCCGGTTTGGACACGGCCGCGCGGGTGCACGAGATCGTGGACCGGGCGGCGGCGGTGCGCGAGGCGATCGGGCCGGACCGCGACTTCGCCCTGGACTTCCACGGACGGTTCACCGGAGCCATGACGCGGCGGGTGCTGCCGCTGCTGGAGCCGCTGCTGCCGATGTTCGTCGAGGAGCCGGTGCTGCCCGAGTTCAGCTCGGACCTGGCGCGGATCACCGCGTCGACCAGCATCCCCATCGCCACGGGGGAGCGGCTCTACTCACGGTGGGACTTCGACCCCGTGCTGCGGTCCGGCATCGCCGTCGCCCAACCAGACCTGTCGCACGCGGGCGGCATCTCCGAGTGCCGCCGCATCGCCGCCGCCGCGGAAACCCATGACGTGTTGGTCGCACCGCACTGTCCACTTGGCCCGATCGCGTTCGCGGCGTCGCTGCAGTTGGACTTCGCGGTGCCGAACTTCCTGATCCAGGAGCAGAGCCTCGGCCTCGGCTACCACCCGGACAGCGAGAAGCTCGGCTACCTGGCCGACGACTCGGTGTTCGCCTCGACCGACGGCCACATCGACCGGCCGCTCGGGCCGGGGCTGGGCATCGAGATCGACGAGGACGCAGTGCGTGCCGCGGCGGCGAACCCGCACCGATGGCGCAACCCGGTGTGGCACCACGCCGACGGCTCCCTGGGGAGCTGGTGA